A stretch of the Papaver somniferum cultivar HN1 chromosome 6, ASM357369v1, whole genome shotgun sequence genome encodes the following:
- the LOC113291190 gene encoding protein FAR1-RELATED SEQUENCE 5-like has protein sequence MEEQEKSYSIDLNETADPGESISEENYVQTITEVSVVTGKPMENDENIMGRTFKSDDDAYEFYNAYARTVGFSVRKQSASKRKADKEVMGRIFCCSREGEREKHPRGTPTKPRALTRTGCMARMQIRINDDETYSIVSFVTEHNHELFSQDKMHLLRSQRKIQPAQATLINNMVSAGFGATRIFSYMSEEAGGPQNLNFTQEDCNNLVQAKRIGYLKEGDAKVLLAYFKRKQKENKSFFYTIQVGDDGCIMNYFWCDAKSRLDYSIFGNVVCFDTTFKTNGYDMLFAPIVGVNNHGQTILFGYALLKNETTDSFVWLFETFLDVMEGKEMKTIFTDQASQMATTIKQVFPNAHHRLCLWHIFQNATKHLSNIFGTHKSFASDFRKCIYDYETEDEFLLGWEQLLETYDLKDNKWLNNLFKLREKWSQVYGREHFCAGMTTTQRSESINNYFKKYFKKKQTLSEFVVQSDKAVDARREKARKADHKSVSTQPDLTSVWEVEKKAAEIYTRKIFNEFHSELLRLIDLYLNSILMTEQQTYIKYHHIL, from the coding sequence ATGGAAGAGCAAGAGAAAAGTTATTCAATTGATTTGAATGAAACTGCTGATCCAGGAGAATCTATATCGGAGGAGAACTATGTTCAAACAATTACCGAAGTGAGTGTGGTTACTGGAAAGCCTATGGAAAATGACGAAAACATAATGGGAAGAACCTTCAAGTCTGACGATGATGCATATGAATTTTATAATGCTTATGCAAGGACAGTTGGATTCAGCGTAAGAAAACAATCTGCTTCGAAAAGAAAAGCAGATAAAGAAGTTATGGGAAGGATATTTTGTTGTTCGCGTGAAGGAGAACGCGAAAAACATCCTAGGGGGACACCAACTAAACCTCGAGCGCTGACACGAACTGGTTGTATGGCAAGAATGCAAATTAGGATTAATGACGACGAAACATATTCTATTGTGAGTTTTGTGACGGAGCATAACCATGAGCTTTTTTCCCAAGATAAGATGCATTTGTTGCGATCACAAAGAAAAATACAACCTGCTCAAGCTACTTTAATAAATAATATGGTTTCTGCAGGATTTGGAGCAACTAGGATTTTTTCGTATATGAGCGAAGAAGCAGGAGGGCCGCAAAATCTTAATTTTACTCAAGAAGATTGTAATAATTTGGTGCAGGCAAAacgtattggttatctaaaagaAGGTGATGCGAAAGTTCTTTTAGCTTAtttcaaaagaaagcaaaaagaaaataagTCATTTTTCTACACTATTCAAGTTGGCGATGACGGCTGTATTATGAATTATTTCTGGTGCGATGCTAAATCTAGACTAGATTATAGCATTTTTGGCAATGTTGTTTGTTTCGACACCACATTTAAGACTAATGGTTATGACATGCTATTTGCACCGATTGTTGGGGTGAACAATCATGGTCAGACTATACTTTTCGGATATGCTTTACTAAAAAACGAGACTACAGATTCATTTGTATGGTtgtttgaaacattcctagaTGTAATGGAAGGAAAAGAAATGAAAACTATATTCACTGATCAGGCAAGTCAGATGGCTACAACAATTAAACAGGTATTTCCTAATGCTCATCATCGTTTGTGTTTATGGCATATTTTTCAGAATGCTACTAAGCATTTGTCGAATATATTTGGTACTCATAAATCATTTGCAAGTGATTTTAGAAAATGTATTTATGATTACGAGACTGAGGATGAGTTTTTGTTGGGATGGGAGCAATTACTTGAAACATACGACTTAAAAGATAACAAATGGTTGAATAACTTGTTCAAGTTACGTGAAAAATGGTCACAAGTATACGGAAGAGAACATTTTTGTGCTGGTATGACAACCACTCAAAGAAGCGAGAGTATTAATAATTACTTCAAGAAATACTTTAAGAAGAAACAAACTCTTTCAGAATTTGTGGTTCAGTCTGATAAAGCAGTGGATGCGCGGCGTGAAAAGGCTAGAAAAGCAGACCACAAATCTGTGTCGACGCAACCAGACCTGACATCAGTATGGGAAGTAGAAAAAAAAGCGGCTGAAATATATACTCGAAAGATTTTCAATGAATTCCATTCGGAACTTCTGAGGCTCATTGATCTTTATTTGAACTCGATACTGATGACGGAACAACAAACATATATAAAGTATCATCATATATTGTAG